A genomic segment from Gilvibacter sp. SZ-19 encodes:
- the udk gene encoding uridine kinase, translated as MLIIGIAGGTGSGKTTVVNQIVEELPEAELAVITQDSYYKDTSELTYEQRVKINFDHPNSIDFPLLIEHVKKLKAGAAIDQPVYSFKEHNRTGETIAISPRPVIIVEGILVLTQPELRDLFDIKIFVDTDSDERLIRRLKRDICERGRDLNEVLDRYQTTLKPMHQQFIEPSKAYADIIIPTHRYNTVAVDIVRTIINERLS; from the coding sequence ATGTTGATTATTGGCATTGCCGGAGGAACAGGAAGTGGTAAAACCACTGTGGTGAACCAGATCGTAGAAGAACTGCCGGAGGCAGAATTGGCGGTGATCACACAAGATTCCTATTACAAAGATACCAGCGAGCTCACTTATGAGCAGCGGGTAAAGATCAATTTTGATCATCCGAATTCTATTGATTTTCCTTTGCTGATCGAGCATGTAAAAAAGCTCAAGGCCGGAGCGGCTATTGATCAGCCGGTATATTCTTTTAAAGAACACAACCGTACAGGGGAAACCATTGCTATTTCACCAAGACCGGTCATAATCGTAGAAGGCATCTTGGTACTTACCCAACCGGAACTGCGGGATCTTTTTGACATCAAGATATTTGTAGATACTGACAGTGACGAGCGCCTTATTCGCAGACTAAAACGCGACATTTGCGAACGCGGCAGAGATCTCAACGAGGTGTTAGATCGATATCAGACAACCTTAAAGCCTATGCATCAGCAGTTCATAGAGCCTAGTAAGGCTTATGCAGATATCATCATCCCGACCCATCGTTATAATACGGTTGCCGTAGATATCGTTAGAACTATTATCAACGAGCGCTTGTCTTAA
- a CDS encoding septum formation initiator family protein: MKQKFEHITTSKWFKWLTNKYVLIALIFAVWMLAFDSNNFFIHQELNQEIETLEGTTEKYQQDIATDKEQLEKLQDTNELEKYGREAYYLKKENEDIFIITHQDSTEQKP; this comes from the coding sequence ATGAAGCAAAAATTCGAGCATATTACTACTAGCAAATGGTTCAAATGGTTGACCAACAAATATGTGTTGATCGCCCTGATCTTTGCCGTATGGATGCTCGCCTTTGACTCCAACAATTTCTTTATCCATCAGGAACTCAATCAGGAGATAGAAACCTTAGAGGGTACTACCGAAAAGTATCAGCAAGACATTGCAACAGATAAAGAACAGCTGGAAAAATTACAAGACACCAACGAACTGGAAAAATACGGTCGCGAGGCTTATTATCTTAAAAAAGAGAACGAAGACATCTTCATTATAACCCATCAAGACAGCACGGAGCAAAAGCCATGA
- a CDS encoding methylmalonyl-CoA mutase subunit beta, producing the protein MSEQLFEQFDPVSAKQWKQSIQAGLRGADYNETLLTQTPEGITIKPFYNAETTPNNCNVSYPESWSVTQAIFVHDTRIARGLMLKSIDGGAEAILLQAKTVFDAPALFEGLQLAGITLYCDFDFYTADFLKEFSAAAQQSGAEVHLGIDIIGHLARSGNWIHSNEQDHQLLIESIKTPLASGLGVHIDNYGNAGANAMQQLAYGLAHTNEYLNYLAQKDALPAELSISYYWSIGPNYFMEIAKFRAFKLLLASLQHEYDTNIRGVHLARPSRRNKTIYDPNVNMLRTTTECMSAVLGGVDAVCNLPYDTVYHKSNDFGERISRNQLLILKHESYFDQVINAADGAYFIEDLTKDLAEKALEVFKQIEASGGLVNALKLGTIQRKIKEQAKAAQEAFDNDALPLLGTNLYPKSDEKVGQTVELYPFLKQEQRKTIIEPLIIKRIAENHEKNRLDHE; encoded by the coding sequence ATGAGTGAACAACTATTTGAGCAATTCGATCCGGTTTCCGCCAAACAATGGAAACAAAGCATTCAAGCAGGCCTAAGAGGAGCAGATTACAACGAAACACTGCTCACCCAGACGCCAGAGGGCATTACCATTAAACCATTTTACAACGCAGAGACCACGCCGAACAATTGCAATGTCTCTTACCCGGAGAGCTGGTCGGTAACTCAAGCTATTTTTGTGCACGACACGCGTATAGCACGTGGTTTGATGCTTAAAAGTATTGATGGTGGTGCAGAGGCTATCTTGTTACAAGCCAAAACGGTTTTCGATGCCCCAGCCCTTTTTGAAGGACTGCAATTAGCGGGCATAACACTCTATTGCGATTTTGATTTTTATACTGCGGATTTTCTTAAGGAATTTAGCGCTGCTGCGCAGCAAAGCGGAGCCGAGGTGCATTTAGGTATAGATATCATTGGCCACTTGGCGCGTAGCGGGAATTGGATTCACAGCAATGAGCAAGACCACCAACTCTTAATTGAAAGTATAAAGACGCCATTGGCCTCTGGCCTTGGCGTACATATAGACAACTACGGAAACGCCGGAGCTAATGCCATGCAGCAATTGGCCTATGGTTTGGCGCACACCAATGAATATCTGAATTATTTAGCCCAAAAAGACGCCTTGCCTGCGGAGCTATCCATTTCTTATTACTGGTCCATAGGACCAAACTACTTTATGGAGATCGCCAAATTCAGAGCTTTTAAACTTTTATTGGCCAGTCTTCAGCACGAATACGACACCAATATTCGAGGGGTGCATTTGGCACGTCCTTCGCGCCGCAACAAAACCATTTACGACCCAAATGTAAATATGCTCAGAACCACCACTGAGTGCATGAGCGCTGTCTTAGGAGGTGTAGATGCCGTTTGTAATCTGCCTTACGATACCGTATATCACAAAAGCAATGATTTTGGGGAGCGTATTTCTAGGAATCAATTGCTGATCTTAAAACACGAAAGCTATTTCGATCAGGTGATCAATGCTGCGGATGGCGCTTATTTTATTGAAGATCTCACCAAAGACCTAGCAGAAAAAGCATTGGAGGTCTTTAAACAGATCGAAGCAAGCGGCGGCCTTGTCAACGCCTTAAAGCTCGGAACCATCCAACGTAAAATAAAGGAACAAGCCAAAGCTGCACAGGAAGCATTTGACAATGATGCACTTCCGCTATTAGGGACAAATCTCTACCCAAAATCCGACGAAAAAGTTGGACAAACTGTAGAACTGTATCCCTTCTTAAAACAAGAACAAAGAAAAACCATAATAGAACCTTTGATCATTAAAAGAATTGCAGAAAACCATGAAAAAAACAGATTGGATCATGAGTAG
- the scpA gene encoding methylmalonyl-CoA mutase: MSRKDLQHISLKNAPSTKKNGVMTYDTAEDIPVKSSYGPEDLSSVKHLDFAAGIPPYLRGPYPTMYVQRPWTIRQYAGFSTAEESNAFYRRNLAAGQKGLSVAFDLPTHRGYDSDHQRVVGDVGKAGVAIDSVEDMKILFDGIPLDKMSVSMTMNGAVLPIMAFYIVAAQEQGVALEQLSGTIQNDILKEFMVRNTYIYPPTPSMKIISDIFEFTSAKMPKFNSISISGYHMQEAGATCDIELAYTLADGLEYIRTGIAAGMDIDSFAPRLSFFWAVGMNHFMEIAKMRAGRMLWAKIVSEFKPKNPKSLALRTHSQTSGWSLTEQDPFNNVARTCIEAAAAAFGGTQSLHTNALDEAIALPTDFSARIARNTQIYLQQETGITKTVDPWAGSYYVERLTKDIADKAWSLIQEVEELGGMTKAIEAGIPKLRIEEAAARKQARIDSGQDVIVGVNKYRLEQEDPLHILDVDNQKVRAAQMARLQQIKSTRDNEAVSNCLDRITAAANSGEENLLALAVEAAKARATLGEISDALEASFGRYKAQIRSFSGVYSKEIKKDPTFEEARTMADEFAALEGRRPRIMIAKMGQDGHDRGAKVVATGYADVGFDVDIGPLFQTPAEAAKQAVENDVHILGVSSLAAGHKTLVPQVIEELKKYGREDIMVIVGGVIPVQDYQFLFDAGAVAVYGPGTRIADAAIEMLEILIDSVN; encoded by the coding sequence ATGAGTAGAAAGGACCTGCAACATATCAGCCTAAAAAATGCCCCTTCTACAAAGAAGAACGGCGTAATGACCTATGATACTGCAGAGGATATTCCCGTGAAATCATCCTATGGTCCAGAAGATCTTAGTTCGGTAAAACACTTGGACTTTGCTGCTGGGATACCGCCCTATTTGCGCGGCCCCTACCCGACCATGTATGTACAGCGCCCATGGACCATACGGCAGTATGCTGGTTTTTCTACTGCGGAGGAAAGCAATGCCTTTTACCGCCGTAATCTCGCAGCTGGCCAAAAAGGGCTCTCTGTAGCCTTTGACCTCCCTACCCACCGCGGTTATGACAGTGATCACCAGCGGGTGGTTGGCGATGTGGGTAAAGCCGGGGTAGCGATAGATAGTGTAGAAGACATGAAGATCCTTTTCGATGGGATCCCCTTGGACAAAATGAGCGTTTCTATGACCATGAATGGAGCAGTTTTGCCCATTATGGCCTTTTATATCGTTGCCGCCCAAGAACAAGGTGTAGCCTTAGAGCAGCTCTCTGGAACCATACAGAACGACATTTTAAAGGAATTCATGGTGAGGAACACCTATATCTATCCACCAACTCCTTCTATGAAGATCATCTCTGACATCTTTGAGTTTACCTCTGCTAAGATGCCAAAATTCAACTCCATCAGTATTTCCGGTTACCATATGCAGGAAGCTGGAGCTACTTGTGATATCGAGCTGGCCTACACCCTTGCAGACGGCCTAGAATATATAAGAACTGGCATTGCGGCTGGGATGGATATAGACAGTTTTGCCCCTCGCCTCTCCTTTTTCTGGGCGGTTGGGATGAATCACTTCATGGAGATCGCTAAGATGCGTGCCGGACGTATGCTTTGGGCGAAGATCGTTTCTGAGTTCAAACCAAAGAATCCTAAATCACTAGCCTTACGCACCCATAGCCAAACCAGCGGTTGGAGTCTTACAGAACAAGATCCTTTTAACAATGTGGCTCGTACCTGCATAGAGGCAGCCGCGGCAGCCTTTGGCGGAACTCAATCTTTACACACCAACGCTTTGGACGAGGCTATCGCCTTGCCTACAGATTTCTCTGCGCGTATTGCCAGAAACACACAGATCTATCTGCAACAAGAAACAGGTATCACTAAAACAGTGGACCCATGGGCTGGGAGTTATTACGTAGAGCGTTTAACCAAAGATATTGCCGATAAAGCTTGGAGCTTGATCCAAGAAGTAGAAGAACTAGGTGGAATGACCAAGGCCATAGAAGCCGGAATACCTAAGCTTCGTATAGAAGAAGCTGCGGCGCGCAAACAAGCGCGAATAGACAGTGGCCAAGACGTGATCGTTGGGGTGAACAAATATCGCTTGGAGCAAGAAGATCCGTTACACATCTTAGATGTGGACAATCAGAAAGTACGTGCCGCTCAAATGGCTCGTTTACAGCAGATAAAGTCTACTCGTGATAATGAAGCAGTTTCCAACTGTTTAGATCGCATTACCGCTGCCGCGAACTCAGGTGAAGAAAATTTACTAGCTTTAGCTGTAGAAGCCGCAAAAGCGCGAGCTACGCTGGGTGAGATCAGCGATGCGCTGGAAGCTTCATTTGGACGTTATAAAGCACAGATCAGATCATTTAGCGGCGTGTATAGCAAAGAGATTAAAAAAGACCCAACTTTCGAGGAAGCCAGAACCATGGCAGACGAATTTGCAGCCCTAGAAGGCCGCAGACCGCGTATCATGATAGCAAAAATGGGACAAGACGGGCACGACCGCGGTGCAAAAGTTGTCGCTACCGGTTATGCGGACGTTGGCTTTGACGTAGACATAGGTCCATTATTTCAAACACCTGCAGAAGCCGCTAAGCAAGCAGTAGAGAACGATGTGCATATTCTAGGCGTTTCCTCATTGGCTGCTGGCCATAAGACCTTGGTGCCTCAAGTTATCGAAGAGCTTAAAAAATACGGGCGCGAAGATATAATGGTAATTGTTGGAGGAGTTATCCCCGTGCAGGACTATCAATTCTTGTTCGATGCTGGTGCTGTGGCCGTATACGGACCGGGAACACGCATTGCAGATGCCGCTATCGAAATGTTAGAGATCTTGATAGACTCTGTAAATTAG
- a CDS encoding GNAT family N-acetyltransferase: MDYILKSKRLGFRPWTQEDLPLLRRLNQDPQIMEHFPGALDEEVVQFFYKRLQDSFTTKGYCYFVVDLLETGECIGMIGLMDQDYESEFTPSVDIGWRIVPEHWRKGLASEGAKAMLEQAQDLFKTEEIYAFATRANTGSIKVMERIGMSFAGSFDHPKLLDYPNLKTCVAYRWKAQESK; the protein is encoded by the coding sequence ATGGATTACATTTTAAAATCTAAACGTCTTGGTTTTCGACCTTGGACGCAAGAAGACCTGCCGCTACTCAGACGATTGAATCAGGATCCGCAGATCATGGAGCACTTTCCAGGGGCTCTAGACGAAGAAGTAGTACAATTCTTTTACAAGCGTTTGCAAGACAGTTTCACTACTAAGGGCTATTGTTATTTTGTGGTTGATCTTTTGGAAACAGGCGAATGCATAGGAATGATAGGACTTATGGACCAAGACTACGAATCAGAATTCACTCCTAGTGTGGATATCGGTTGGCGAATTGTACCAGAACATTGGCGCAAAGGATTGGCCTCAGAAGGCGCAAAAGCTATGCTAGAACAAGCACAAGACCTTTTTAAGACAGAAGAGATCTACGCTTTCGCTACACGTGCAAATACCGGTTCCATCAAGGTCATGGAGCGAATCGGGATGTCGTTTGCCGGAAGCTTTGACCACCCCAAACTATTGGATTATCCAAACTTGAAAACATGTGTGGCCTACCGCTGGAAAGCACAGGAGTCGAAATAA
- a CDS encoding SDR family oxidoreductase, with the protein MNYSAKMMRDDALQGKVIVVTGGGSGLGKSMTRYFLELGAKVVITSRNQEKLEAAKAELEAETGGQVLPVACDVRDYEAVENVLAKTVEAFGSPDILLNNAAGNFISPTERLSANAFDTIIDIVLKGTKNCTLAFGKHWIAQKETNKTVLNIVTTYAWTGSAYVVPSATAKAGVLAMTRSLAVEWAKYGIRFNAIAPGPFPTKGAWDRLLPGELKEKFDLAKKVPLNRVGDHQELANLAAYLASDFSHYLNGEVITIDGGEWLKGAGQFNLLEEIPEQMWDMLEMMIRSKKKK; encoded by the coding sequence ATGAATTATTCAGCTAAAATGATGCGCGATGATGCGCTCCAAGGAAAAGTTATCGTAGTGACCGGTGGTGGCTCCGGATTGGGAAAGTCCATGACCCGTTATTTCTTGGAGTTAGGCGCCAAGGTAGTGATCACTTCTAGAAACCAAGAAAAACTAGAAGCTGCCAAAGCAGAACTTGAAGCTGAGACCGGTGGACAAGTACTTCCGGTAGCCTGTGACGTCCGCGATTATGAGGCTGTAGAGAACGTCTTAGCCAAAACGGTTGAGGCTTTTGGAAGTCCCGATATATTGCTCAACAATGCTGCGGGGAACTTTATCTCGCCAACCGAGAGACTTTCTGCCAATGCCTTCGATACCATTATCGACATTGTTCTAAAAGGAACTAAGAACTGCACTTTAGCTTTCGGTAAACATTGGATCGCTCAAAAAGAGACCAATAAAACCGTATTAAATATCGTGACCACCTATGCTTGGACAGGCTCTGCCTATGTAGTACCGAGTGCTACGGCAAAAGCTGGCGTATTGGCCATGACTCGTTCCTTAGCAGTAGAATGGGCAAAATACGGGATCCGCTTTAACGCAATTGCCCCTGGGCCTTTTCCTACCAAAGGAGCTTGGGACCGTTTGTTGCCTGGAGAACTTAAAGAGAAGTTCGATCTGGCCAAGAAAGTACCGCTAAACCGCGTTGGAGATCACCAAGAACTGGCGAATCTCGCTGCCTATTTGGCCTCAGACTTTTCGCATTATCTCAATGGAGAGGTAATTACCATAGACGGAGGAGAATGGCTTAAAGGTGCTGGACAATTCAATCTTTTAGAGGAGATCCCTGAACAAATGTGGGATATGCTCGAAATGATGATCCGATCTAAAAAGAAGAAATAA
- a CDS encoding ParA family protein: protein MGKIIAVANQKGGVGKTTTSVNLAACLGVLEQSVLLIDADPQANSTSGLGIDVAQVQQGTYQLLEHTAGADEVIVKTDSPNLDLIPAHIDLVAIEIELVDKEAREYMLKRAIEDLKSRYDYIIIDCAPSLGLLTLNALTAADSVIIPIQCEYFALEGLGKLLNTIKSVQKIHNADLDIEGLLLTMYDSRLRLSNQVVEEVRKHFDQMVFETIIQRNVRLSEAPSYGESIISYDAGSKGANNYLSLAQELIEKNNN from the coding sequence ATGGGTAAAATAATCGCTGTGGCCAATCAGAAAGGGGGCGTCGGAAAGACGACCACCTCGGTTAATCTGGCCGCCTGTTTGGGCGTACTGGAGCAATCGGTATTGCTTATAGATGCCGACCCTCAGGCCAACAGCACTTCTGGCCTGGGTATAGACGTAGCTCAAGTCCAGCAAGGTACTTATCAGCTTTTGGAGCACACTGCCGGTGCCGACGAAGTTATTGTCAAAACGGATTCTCCAAATCTCGATCTGATCCCAGCACATATCGATCTTGTCGCCATAGAAATAGAACTTGTCGACAAAGAAGCTAGAGAATACATGCTCAAAAGAGCCATAGAGGATCTAAAATCGCGTTACGATTATATCATAATCGATTGCGCACCCTCGCTTGGGCTTTTAACCTTGAATGCACTAACCGCTGCCGATTCGGTCATTATTCCGATCCAGTGTGAGTATTTTGCCTTAGAGGGTCTGGGCAAGCTCCTGAATACCATTAAAAGCGTGCAGAAAATCCACAATGCAGACTTGGACATTGAAGGTTTGTTGTTAACCATGTACGATTCCCGCCTGCGCCTGAGCAATCAGGTGGTAGAAGAGGTGCGCAAGCACTTTGACCAAATGGTTTTTGAGACAATTATACAGCGCAATGTGCGTTTAAGTGAAGCGCCTAGCTACGGGGAAAGCATCATTAGTTACGACGCGGGTAGTAAAGGTGCCAATAATTACTTAAGTTTGGCTCAAGAACTTATTGAAAAAAATAACAATTAA
- a CDS encoding ParB/RepB/Spo0J family partition protein codes for MAKATKKQALGRGLSALLKDPENDINSVSDKNADKVVGNIVELELDFIEVNPFQPRTSFNEEQLRELASSIRELGVIQPITVRKLAFNKYQLVSGERRFRASKLLGLETIPAYIRIANDQESLEMALVENIQRQDLDPIEIALSYQRLIEEIDLTQEALSDRVGKKRSTIANYLRLLKLDPIIQTGMRDGFISMGHGRALINIEETETQLDIYEKIIDKNLSVRATEALVRSFKDPEATPSKTVKAIPAAAKKYNASLGAFLSAKTSINMNAKGKGKLVIPFDSEADLERIAKRIQGED; via the coding sequence ATGGCCAAGGCGACGAAAAAGCAGGCATTAGGGAGAGGGCTTTCAGCTTTGTTGAAGGATCCGGAGAACGATATCAATTCCGTTAGCGATAAGAATGCCGACAAGGTTGTTGGTAATATTGTTGAGCTGGAGCTAGACTTTATCGAAGTAAACCCTTTTCAGCCAAGAACCAGCTTTAACGAAGAGCAATTGCGAGAACTCGCAAGTTCTATCCGTGAATTGGGTGTGATTCAACCCATCACAGTGCGCAAACTGGCCTTTAACAAATACCAATTGGTTTCTGGGGAGCGCCGTTTTAGGGCTTCCAAGCTTTTAGGCCTAGAGACCATTCCGGCCTATATCCGCATTGCTAACGATCAGGAATCCTTAGAAATGGCCTTGGTTGAGAACATTCAGCGGCAAGATCTCGATCCGATAGAGATCGCGCTGTCTTACCAACGTCTAATTGAAGAGATAGACCTTACCCAAGAAGCGCTTTCAGATCGCGTGGGCAAAAAGCGTTCTACCATTGCCAATTATCTAAGGTTGCTCAAACTGGACCCTATTATCCAAACCGGAATGCGCGATGGCTTTATAAGCATGGGGCACGGTCGCGCCTTGATCAATATAGAAGAAACGGAAACACAGTTAGATATCTACGAAAAGATCATCGATAAGAATCTTTCGGTGCGCGCAACAGAAGCTTTAGTAAGAAGTTTTAAAGATCCTGAGGCGACACCTAGCAAAACTGTAAAAGCGATTCCGGCAGCCGCCAAAAAATACAACGCCAGTTTAGGAGCTTTCTTAAGTGCCAAGACCAGCATCAACATGAACGCTAAAGGCAAAGGAAAGCTTGTGATTCCGTTTGATTCTGAAGCGGATTTGGAACGTATTGCCAAACGTATTCAAGGTGAAGACTAA
- a CDS encoding DUF5683 domain-containing protein produces MKTKLVLLFIVLFTAELCWAQDDELDVRVKDTVAVNTATLLDYDPLAPSKAAFYSAVLPGLGQAYNKKYWKIPIVYAGIGTGIYFWIQQDQEYDRFRNAFKRRLAGFTDDEFYGDGETPLVSNDRLIDAQRQAQKNKDISLIVAVAFYLVNIVDANVDAHLRQYNINDDLSLTPQLQIDPVSTQATYGLSLRFNFGQE; encoded by the coding sequence GTGAAGACTAAATTAGTACTGCTTTTTATTGTTCTTTTTACTGCGGAGCTTTGCTGGGCACAAGACGATGAGCTCGATGTGCGCGTTAAAGATACCGTTGCCGTAAATACGGCTACCCTACTCGACTACGATCCCTTGGCGCCTTCTAAGGCGGCCTTTTATTCGGCGGTACTACCTGGACTCGGGCAAGCCTACAACAAAAAATACTGGAAGATCCCGATCGTTTACGCCGGAATAGGTACTGGAATCTATTTTTGGATCCAGCAAGATCAAGAATACGATCGTTTTAGAAATGCCTTTAAACGTCGTTTAGCTGGTTTTACTGACGACGAATTCTACGGAGATGGAGAAACACCCTTGGTTTCGAATGACCGCTTAATCGACGCGCAACGTCAGGCACAAAAGAACAAAGACATCAGTCTTATCGTAGCAGTAGCCTTTTACCTTGTCAATATTGTAGATGCTAATGTAGATGCGCATCTGCGCCAATACAACATCAACGACGACCTTTCATTAACGCCTCAACTCCAGATAGACCCAGTATCTACCCAAGCTACTTATGGACTGAGTTTAAGGTTCAACTTCGGACAAGAATGA
- the dapB gene encoding 4-hydroxy-tetrahydrodipicolinate reductase, with product MKIALLGYGKMGQTIARLAKENGHEIVVATNDSSSISDFNGAEVAIDFSIPTAAYNNIKFALDAGVPVISGTTGWLEELPRIESYCQEKKGAFLYASNFSVGVNIFFAINKKLAELMGQQPQYQSQITEIHHTQKLDKPSGTAITLAEQVLKFSQKQAWALQNNNPNDLWIDSIREGDVKGTHHVQYKSAVDTLTISHEAHSRDGFALGAIYAAQWIIGKQGVFSMQDVLNLS from the coding sequence ATGAAAATAGCCCTACTCGGATACGGAAAAATGGGGCAAACCATAGCCCGTCTTGCCAAAGAAAATGGACACGAAATTGTAGTGGCCACCAACGACAGCAGTAGTATAAGCGATTTTAACGGAGCCGAAGTAGCCATAGATTTTTCTATCCCGACGGCGGCCTATAACAACATCAAATTCGCTTTGGATGCTGGCGTTCCAGTGATCTCGGGAACTACGGGTTGGTTAGAAGAATTACCGCGTATAGAATCCTATTGTCAAGAAAAGAAGGGCGCATTCTTATACGCCTCCAATTTTAGTGTAGGGGTGAATATTTTCTTTGCCATAAATAAGAAATTGGCGGAATTGATGGGGCAACAACCGCAGTACCAATCGCAGATCACAGAGATCCACCACACTCAAAAACTAGACAAACCCAGCGGAACAGCCATTACCCTTGCCGAGCAAGTACTAAAGTTTTCACAAAAGCAAGCCTGGGCGTTACAAAACAACAACCCTAACGACCTATGGATCGATTCCATACGAGAAGGAGACGTAAAAGGCACCCACCATGTACAGTACAAATCCGCAGTAGACACCCTGACCATTAGTCATGAGGCACACAGCAGAGACGGCTTTGCATTGGGAGCCATCTACGCCGCTCAATGGATCATCGGCAAACAGGGCGTGTTTAGCATGCAGGATGTATTAAACCTGAGTTAA
- the lepB gene encoding signal peptidase I → MTFEGLLLFILAVQIIHFAGTWKLYQKAGRQAWEAAIPVYNAVILMKIINRPWWYTILLFVPIVNLIMFPVIWVETLRSFGRNSNTDTLLGVVTLGFYIYYINYSVDVTHIPDRSLQPRTVAGEWISSILFAVVAATLVHTYFMQPFTIPTSSLEKTLLVGDYLFVSKFHYGARTPMTPISFPMVHDTVPLVNSKSYSPQLKSPYLRMPGFQKIERNDIVVFNWPVDTVNIVSAPNDGRFHYKPIDKKTNYVKRCVGLPGDSLEVRNGYVFVNGEQNVLPERAKLQFGYVVFTKEALTDSDIEYIRKRFDITDINPEYRQPNTYYMQITDATLEQFRNFAKVLQVESLRNYEEDGKWSRDIFPYDPRYPNNNVHFGPIYIPKKGATVAITPESIGFYKRIIEVYEGYEMGVNQSIRVTKDEVLLNERPITEYTFLQDYYWMMGDNRNNSEDSRTWGYVPFNHVVGKPVFVWMSIDGQARGLANKFRWERFFTTVGGSGQPVSYFKIFLGLLAAWFVFSFFRKRRKQKA, encoded by the coding sequence ATGACTTTCGAAGGTCTTTTACTATTCATTCTCGCCGTACAGATCATTCACTTTGCAGGAACCTGGAAACTTTATCAGAAAGCGGGTAGACAGGCCTGGGAAGCTGCCATTCCGGTATACAATGCTGTGATCTTAATGAAGATCATAAACCGTCCGTGGTGGTATACGATCTTGTTGTTTGTTCCGATAGTGAATCTAATAATGTTCCCGGTAATCTGGGTAGAGACCTTGCGCAGCTTTGGCAGAAATTCCAATACCGATACGCTCTTAGGAGTTGTGACCTTAGGATTCTATATCTACTATATCAATTACAGTGTAGATGTCACGCATATTCCAGATCGTTCGTTACAGCCTCGCACTGTTGCTGGAGAATGGATAAGCTCAATTTTATTTGCCGTTGTAGCAGCAACCTTGGTGCATACCTATTTTATGCAACCTTTTACCATTCCAACATCTTCCTTGGAAAAAACGCTTTTGGTGGGTGATTATCTCTTTGTGAGTAAGTTTCACTACGGAGCGCGTACGCCCATGACACCGATCTCTTTCCCTATGGTACACGATACGGTACCTTTGGTGAACAGCAAATCATACAGTCCGCAGCTAAAATCGCCATATCTACGTATGCCTGGCTTCCAAAAGATAGAGCGCAACGACATCGTGGTGTTCAACTGGCCGGTAGATACTGTAAACATTGTTAGCGCACCTAATGACGGCAGGTTCCACTACAAACCCATAGACAAGAAAACGAATTACGTAAAACGCTGTGTAGGCCTCCCTGGCGACTCGCTAGAAGTACGCAACGGATATGTCTTTGTGAACGGAGAGCAAAATGTATTGCCAGAGCGCGCGAAATTGCAATTTGGCTATGTGGTCTTTACCAAAGAGGCATTAACCGATAGTGATATTGAATACATTAGGAAGCGCTTTGACATTACGGATATAAATCCGGAATACCGTCAGCCAAATACCTATTATATGCAGATCACCGACGCGACCCTGGAGCAATTCAGGAACTTCGCCAAGGTATTACAAGTGGAGTCTTTGCGCAACTATGAGGAGGACGGGAAATGGTCCCGTGATATCTTCCCTTATGATCCGCGCTACCCGAACAACAACGTACATTTTGGACCCATCTATATTCCTAAAAAAGGTGCTACTGTTGCCATAACGCCAGAGAGCATTGGTTTTTACAAGCGCATTATAGAAGTGTACGAAGGCTATGAGATGGGGGTTAATCAAAGCATACGTGTGACCAAAGACGAAGTGCTACTCAACGAACGTCCTATCACAGAATACACTTTCTTGCAAGACTACTACTGGATGATGGGTGACAACCGAAACAACAGTGAAGATTCGCGGACTTGGGGTTATGTGCCCTTTAACCACGTGGTTGGTAAACCAGTTTTTGTATGGATGAGCATCGATGGGCAAGCCCGTGGTTTAGCCAATAAATTCCGATGGGAACGCTTTTTCACCACTGTGGGTGGTTCAGGACAGCCGGTCTCCTACTTTAAGATCTTCTTGGGGCTCTTGGCTGCTTGGTTCGTATTCAGTTTCTTTAGAAAACGACGTAAGCAAAAGGCCTAA